Proteins from a single region of Thunnus albacares chromosome 16, fThuAlb1.1, whole genome shotgun sequence:
- the matn3a gene encoding matrilin-3a translates to MMKSLLWSLLYSASLLLSDVLATYHLSAGDPQLISAQSYAQTRNNGRPPFRTLNPAKTDSQCRSRPLDLVFIIDSSRSVRPGEFEKVKIFLADMVDTLDVGTDATRVAVVNYASTVKIEFLLKDHFNKPDMKKAISRIEPLAAGTMTGLAIKTAVNEAFTEQSGARPRSRKISKVAIIVTDGRPQDQVEEVSAAARASGIEIYAVGVDRADMRSLQLMASIPLEDHVFYVETYGVIEKLTSKFRETLCGLDPCAMGHDCEHTCVNSNASYYCKCRNGFILNADKKTCSPKEVKVEVVVEDPCKCEARLAFQKQTQAAIQQLTAKIADVSGRIERLEHMVGHV, encoded by the exons ATGATGAAGTCTTTACTCTGGAGCCTGCTGTACAGCgcttcactgctgctgtctgatGTCCTGGCAACATATCACCTCAGTGCTGGAGACCCACAGCTGATATCTGCACAAAGCTACGCACAAACCAGAAATAATGGCCGGCCACCGTTCAGGACCCTCAATCCAGCAA AGACAGACTCTCAGTGCAGGAGCCGTCCACTGGACCTGGTGTTCATCATCGACAGCTCTCGCAGTGTGCGTCCTGGTGAGTTTGAGAAGGTCAAGATATTCCTGGCCGACATGGTCGACACACTGGATGTGGGCACGGATGCCACCAGAGTGGCTGTGGTCAACTACGCCAGCACAGTCAAGATCGAGTTCCTTCTCAAAGACCACTTCAACAAACCCGACATGAAGAAAGCTATCTCCCGCATCGAGCCCTTGGCTGCTGGCACCATGACTGGCCTCGCCATCAAGACAGCTGTGAACGAAGCCTTCACCGAGCAGTCTGGAGCCCGGCCTCGCTCCAGGAAGATCTCCAAGGTGGCCATCATTGTGACAGACGGGAGACCTCAAGACCAGGTGGAGGAGGTGTCTGCCGCAGCCCGGGCCTCGGGCATCGAGATCTATGCTGTTGGAGTGGACCGTGCCGACATGCGCTCCCTGCAGCTGATGGCCAGCATCCCTTTAGAGGACCACGTCTTCTATGTGGAGACCTACGGCGTTATCGAGAAGCTCACCTCCAAGTTCCGGGAGACCCTGTGCG GTCTGGACCCCTGTGCAATGGGACATGACTGCGAACACACATGTGTCAACAGCAATGCCTCCTATTACTGCAAGTGCCGGAATGGTTTTATCTTGAATGCAGACAAGAAAACATGTTCCCCGAAAG AGGTgaaggtggaggtggtggtggaggatcCCTGTAAATGTGAGGCCAGGCTGGCTTTCCAGAAGCAAACACAGGCGGCCATCCAGCAGCTCACAGCCAAGA TAGCCGATGTGTCTGGGAGGATAGAGCGTCTGGAGCACATGGTGGGCCATGTTTAA